The genomic window AATTTAAAGGCCACCCGGACCTCAGACCGATTCTGAATATGGAAGACCTGGGTTACCATCCGATGCTGAAGGAATACCGACTGGAAGACGGGACAAGGACCGATAAGAACGATGATATGTTCGGAAGATAAAAATATAAATGATTAATGATGATTGATCAGTAATCAATTATCACTTATCGATTATCAATTATATATTATGAAAGATAACTCATTATCTAATATACTTAACCAATACGAAAGTAAGGAACAGATTGACGGACAACTGTATACCCTCAATTTAGGACCTACCCACCCTGCAACGCACGGGATTTTCCAGAACATCTTAACGATGGACGGAGAAAGAATCCTTCACGCAGAGCAGACCGTGGGATATATCCACAGGGCATTTGAGAAAATTTCCGAAAGAAGGAATTATTCTCAAATCACTACCCTTACCGACCGTATGAATTACTGTTCTGCGCCGATCAATAACCTGGGTTGGCATATGACGGTTGAAAAACTGATCGGTGTTGAAGTTCCGAAGCGTGTAGACTATATGCGTGTGATTTTAATGGAACTTGCCAGAATCGGTGACCACCTGATCTGTAATGGGGTAACCGGGATGGATTCAGGAGCGATTACAGGGCTTACCTATATGTTCATCGAAAGAGAACGTATTTACGATATGTACGAGCAGATCTGCGGGGCAAGGATGACCACCAATATGGGAAGAATCGGAGGTTTTGAAAGAGATTTCACTCCGAAGTTCCATGAGCTGATCAAGGATTTCCTTAAAACCTTCCCTCCTAGATTTAAAGAATTCTGTACGCTTCTTGAGAGAAACAGAATCTTTATGGACAGAACCATCGGTGCAGGAGGCATTTCTGCAGAAAGAGCATTAAGCTACGGGTTTACCGGTCCGAATTTACGTGCAACAGGCGTCGACTATGATGTGAGAGTCGCACAGCCTTATTCTTCTTACCAGGATTTCGACTTTATCATCCCTGTGGGGACATCCGGAGATACTTACGACCGTTTCATGGTTCGTCAGCAGGAAATCTGGGAATCGATCAAAATTATCAAGCAAGCATACAAAAATCTTCCTGAAGGACCGTTCCACGCGGACGTTCCGGATTTCTACCTGCCAGAAAAAGCAGATGTATACCAGAAAATGGAAGCATTGATCTACCACTTCAAAATCGTAATGGGAGAAACCGACGTACCGAAAGGTGAAGTTTACCATGCGGTAGAAGGAGGAAACGGAGAATTAGGATTCT from Chryseobacterium sp. SORGH_AS_0447 includes these protein-coding regions:
- the nuoD gene encoding NADH dehydrogenase (quinone) subunit D, whose product is MKDNSLSNILNQYESKEQIDGQLYTLNLGPTHPATHGIFQNILTMDGERILHAEQTVGYIHRAFEKISERRNYSQITTLTDRMNYCSAPINNLGWHMTVEKLIGVEVPKRVDYMRVILMELARIGDHLICNGVTGMDSGAITGLTYMFIERERIYDMYEQICGARMTTNMGRIGGFERDFTPKFHELIKDFLKTFPPRFKEFCTLLERNRIFMDRTIGAGGISAERALSYGFTGPNLRATGVDYDVRVAQPYSSYQDFDFIIPVGTSGDTYDRFMVRQQEIWESIKIIKQAYKNLPEGPFHADVPDFYLPEKADVYQKMEALIYHFKIVMGETDVPKGEVYHAVEGGNGELGFYLVSDGGRSPYRLHFRRPCFIYYQAYPEMITGSVISDAIVTMCSMNIIAGELDA